TTGGACAAAAGATAAGAGAACTCCGTGAGATGAACGGAATGTTGCAACGCGAACTGGCAACCAAACTTGAAATAGGAGAAGGCTTCCTTAGCAAAGTGGAGAACGACCAAAAACAACTGAAACGAGACGATTTAAAGAAATTAAGCAGGTTATTTAGGATCTCACTGAATGAACTGGAAACGCTTTGGTTAGCTAATAAAATTTATGACTTGGTAAAAGACGAAAATCAGGGAACAAATGCATTGAAAGTGGTGGAAGAGCAACTGAAATACGAACATCGAATAAAAAGTGATAAATAAACATGCAAAATATCCTAAACGAACTGACCCAATGCCTGCAACAAGACAAACGCCTGGTGATAGACGGCAAGCTGGTGAAAAACAAAATTGTGGAACTGGCATTGGCATTGGACGAAAGCCTAATCAAGCTGCTGCTGAAAAACGCATCCATCAAAAAACACTTCTTCCGGGAAGTTGATGGCGTGTTGGTATTTGATAAAGTTGAGTTTCAAAAGTTCGTTTCCAACAAGCAGTTTCTGCCCGATAGCTACACCTCATTTAAGAACAAGATTGGCTTAACGGCCAATGGCGAATACCTTACGGAAGCCAAAGAAGTAGTGTTGGCATGGCCTTATAAAGATTGTGTGCTGGAAGGTGGACAAACCAAAGAAGATCAGAAACGGAAGGAAATTTTCTGGAACACTACTCTTGCACCGGATGAAATTGACCGCCTCCTTTCTCCTAAAGTGCTTACCAAGTTTAAACGCTACGATAAGAAAGGTGAACAGAAGGTTGATGCCATTACAATGCGGGACAATCTTATCATTAAGGGGAACAACCTATTGGCAATGGAATCGGTCAAAAAACTCTATGCCGGTAAAGTTGATCTAATATACTTGGATCCACCATATAATACAGGAGAAGATAGTTTTGGTTATAACGACAACTTCAATCATTCATCTTTATTGACATTCATAAAAAACAGATTAGAAGTTGCTAAAGAGCTGCTTTCAGAAACTGGCTCCATTTGGGTTTCTATAGATGATAATGAAGCCCATTATGTTAAAGTCTTACTTGACGAAATTTTTGGGCGCGATAAATTCATTTCATCAATAGTTTGGCAAAAAAGATATTCAAGAGAAAATCGAGAAGCAATTGGAGATGTACATGAATATATTCTTGTTTATGCGAAACGGCCAGACATTTTTAAAAACCAAAGGAATTTAGTAGGAATTACAGATAAACAAAAGAAAGTTTACCGAAACCCAAACAACGATCCCAAAGGTCCTTGGCGTCCAATACCAATGACTGCACAAGCTGGACATGCAACACCTGAACAGTTTTATGAAATTGTTAGCCCCGGTGGTAAAGTTTTTACTCCTCCGGAAGGGAGATGTTGGGGAATTGCAAAAGCCACTTTTGAAAAATTACTAAAAGAAGGAAGAATTTATTTCGGCAAGAATGGAGATTCACAGCCTAACACTATAAAGTATTTATCTGAAGTGGAAGGAGTAGCACCATGGTCATGGTGGCCGTCTGAGGAGGTAGGACACACTGATGAAGCCAAAAAGGAGATACATAGTTTATTTGGAAAGATTAACGCCTTTGGAACACCAAAACCTGAAAGGTTAATGGAAAGAATTATTCACATTGCCTCTAATCCTGGTGATTTGGTATTAGACTTTTTTGCAGGAAGTGGTACAACGGCAGCGGTTGCCCATAAGATGGGACGAAGATTTGTCGTTTGTGAGCAATTAGAATATGCTGAAAATTTAGCTGCCGAAAGATGTAAAAAAGTTATTAGTGGAGAAAAAGGCGGTATAAGTGCAGCAATAGAGTGGAAAGGCGGTGGCTCCTTCATTTATGCCGAACTCAAAAAATCCAACACGGAATTTTCCGACAAGATTGATGTAGCGAAGAATACGAAGGAGTTAGAAAAGATTTGGCAACAAATGCAACAAACAGGTTTCATCAGCTACCGCATTGATCCCAAAGCCATCAATGAAAATAAATCAGAATTTGAACAGCTTACGCTGGACGAACAGAAACAATTTCTGATTGAACTACTTGACAAAAACCAGCTCTACGTTAATTACTCTGAAATAGACGATAAAGATTTTAACGTGAGTGAAGATGATAAAAAGTTGAACCGTCAATTTTACAGCTTAAAGTAATGGCAGAAGAACAACTACATAGTAAGCTGACAACGGGAGCCACTTTTTTGGGCGGTGAAGACTTTTATCAAAAGAAAGGTCCTGAATACATTTTTCAAAACCTGAAAGACGGTTTTGGACAACGACCTTATCAGAAAGAAGCCTTTGGCAGGTTTGTGTACTATCTGGAAGATTATCCCAATCGCCCGAAAGGAGTTCCAACTCAATTGCTTTACCACATGGCAACTGGCAGCGGCAAAACGCTTGTCATGGCTGGCCTTATGCTTTATTTGTATGAGAAAGGTTACCATAATTTCTTGTTCTTTGTGAACAGCACCAATATTATTGACAAAACCCGTGATAATTTCCTCAATGTAACCGCAGGAAAATATTTGTTTGCCGATACCGTGCAGATCGGAGATAAACAGATCCGCATTAAAGAAGTGGATAATTTTTCAGCCGCTAACCAGGACGATATAAATATTGTTTTTTCTACTATTCAGGGGCTGCACATGCGCTTGAATACACCAAAGGAAAATACGATCACCTTTGAAGATTTTGAGGACAAGAAAATTGTACTCATTTCGGATGAAGCTCACCACATCAATGCAGAAACAAAGAAAGGCAACGACCTTAGCCAAACGGAATTGTTTGAAGTAACAAGTTGGGAGCAAACGGTAACTAAAATATTCAATGCCAACACTGACAACATTCTACTGGAATTTACGGCAACAGCAGACCTTAACAACCCTGATATTGAAAGAAAATACAGGGACAAGATTATTTATGATTACCCACTAAAGGAGTTCCGGAAAGACGGTTATTCAAAAGAAGTAAAAGTATTACAAGCCGATCTTAACGATTTTGAAAGAGCCATACAGGCAATTATTCTGAGTCAATTCCGGCTAAAAGTTTTTGCAAAACACAGTCAGTTGATTAAACCGGTCATTCTTTTCAAATCAAAAACCATCAAGGAAAGTGAATCGTTTTATGAGGATTTTTCGCAACGTCTGAAAAAACTGAGTGCAACTGATCTTGAAAAAATCAAGAACAATCCCAACCTTGACCCTGTATTGCAAAATACCTTTCAATATTTTAATGAAAACGGCATCACGCTTGCCAATCTTGCAGCCGAACTGAAAGAAGATTTCTCAGACGACAAGTGTATTGTTGTAAATAGTAAAAGTGAAAGCGAAGAAAAACAAATTGCCGTTAATTCATTGGAAGATGAACGCAATGAGTACAGAGCCGTTTTTGCAGTTGACCAGTTGAATGAGGGATGGGATGTATTGAACCTTTTTGATATAGTAAGGCTGTACAATTTACGTGATGCAAAGGCAGGTAAGCCCGGAAAAACTACCATGTCGGAAGCGCAACTCATTGGCAGAGGTGCAAGATACTGTCCGTTCCAGCTTTCACCAGACCAACCCTTGTACCAACGCAAATTTGACGTAAGGGATGAAGATGAAGAACATGAATTGAAAATCTGTGAGGAACTATACTATCACAGTGCATACAATCCACGATACATAGATGAATTACACACGGCACTTGAAGAAATTGGAATCAAGGCAAAGGATGTTCGGCAAAAGCAATTAAAAATGAAGCTGGATTTTCAGGAAACCACATTCTATAAAACAGGTTTCGTATTCCTCAATGAGCAAAAGAAGTATAACCGTGAGGATATTTTCAGCATCCCAAAAAGCTTCATTGATACTACACATAAAGTACCCCTTGCCACCGGCTATACAAAATCTTCCGGTGCGTTTGAGAAGCAGGAAAAGACATCTATTAGCAAGAAACAAAAAGACTATAACATAAAAGATTTTGGTCAGCCTATTATCCGCAAAGCATTAAACAGGTTAGAGTTTTATCATTTCGACAACCTCAGAAAATACCTCCCTAACCTTGAATCCGTGTCTCTGTTCATTTCTGATAATGATTACCTGGGCAAAGTAAAAGTAGAGGTAGAAGGTTCAGAAGCAATCGTGAACAATCTTACCCCGGAACATAAACTGGAAATTACAGTGAAGGTGTTGGAAAAACTGGCATCTGCACTCCAATCCGATAAGGTGGAATACAAAGGTACCAAAGAGTTCAAACCTTATATGCTCAAAGATAAATTCAAAGACAAAACCCTCAACATTGCAAATGATGATGGCGGAGATAAAGAATACGGTATTGGGCAAGGTGAAACAACTAATCAAAACCTACATCTTGACCTGAGCGATAAAAAATGGTATGTGTTCAATGAAAATTACGGAACATCAGAAGAAAAATACTTTGTCCGCTACATCAACAAGGTGTACGACCAGTTAAAGAACAAGTATGATGAGGTGTATTTAGTCCGTAACGAGCGGCATTTCAAAATTTACACCTTCAATGATGGTCGCCCTATTGAACCGGACTTCGTCCTGTTCCTGGTACAAAAAGACCCGAAAAAAGCATTTCACTACCAGATATTCATTGAACCTAAAGGCGGCCACCTGCTGAAAACGGATGAATGGAAAGAGAGTTTCCTGAAAGTCCTGAAAGAAGAACACCGTATTGAGCAGCTTTGGGAAGGCAAGGAATACATTATCTGGGGAATGCCATTCTATAATGAAGTGGAGCGTAAAGCAGATTTTGAGAAGGCGTTTGAAAAACTAATAAAATAGCAGCGAATGGAGCACCAACAAATTACGGACTGAAATGAAAATATTTAAAATAGAAATAGAGAATTACCGGTTATTAAAAGACTTTTCCATGGACTTGGAAAAAGAACTCTCCTTGGTAATTGGAAAAAACAACACCGGTAAAACCTCCATTCTTTCAGTTCTCGATAAGTTTTTGGGGCATTCGGAAAAAACCAAATTCACGTTTGATGATTTTAATATTGATTTTAAAAAATCACTTAAAGAGAAAATTGAAGCAGAAGAAGCTATAATCGAAGATGACTACAAACGGTTAGGAATAAGGCTTCGGTTATTTATCGAATATACAGAGATGGACAACCTGTCCAACGTTAGCCGTGTGATGATGGATTTAGACCCGGATAACAATGTTGTTGTACTCGGCTTTGATTATACTTTGGACTATAATGGCTATACCCGTCTCAGGAATGATTTCAAGGTATTTGAAGCAAATGAAAAACAAAAAGAGCAGGAAAAGAACGGATACAAACCTCGTTCACTAACTGATTTCTTAAAGTCCAATCTTGCGGTGTATTTTAAAACGGGTAGGCGTTCGCTTGCCTTCGATCCAGCCACAAAGAAAGCAAGTGAGGATACGTCCATTGATCTTGAAACCGAAAAAATAGGTGTTGCAGATATTATCAACTTCAAATACATCAGTGCCAAAAGGGATGTTGCTAATAAGGATATTGACAAAACACTTTCCGGTCAGACATCCAGAATATACAAGCGTACCGAAACAAATGATGAGCAGAATAAAGCGGTTGAGGACTTCAAGGATAAACTTAGCGAAACAGATACTCATTTAAGTGGCATTTACAAGACTCTTTTTGATGGTATCGTAAAAAAGGTGAAGGATTTTGGTGGTGTAAAAATTAATGAATCAGAGATCGAAATAATATCTACGCTTCAACACCGGGAACTACTTGAGGGAAATACAACGGTTGTTTATAAACATGATGCGGATAATCATCTTCCAGAACATTACAACGGATTAGGTTACATGAACCTCATCAGCATGATCTTTGAAATTGAGATTCTTGTTAATGAGTTCAAACGTGAAAAAGACAAGAAACCGGCAGATATAAACCTGCTTTTTATTGAAGAACCGGAAGCCCATACCCATCCGCAAATGCAATATGTTTTCATTAAAAACATCAAGAAACTACTTGAGGAAGGCATTAAACGAGAAGATGGAGAAAACAGGGAATTGCAATACATTATTACCACACATTCAGCCCATATTGTAGCAGATAGTGATTTTGATACTATCAAGTATTTAAGAAAGGAAAACCAAAATGGGATAGTAGCCCGGAACCTGAAAACATTGAAGGATGAATATGATGCGGAGACTACACAATACCAGTTCCTGAAACAATATCTCACCATTAGCCGGGCAGAAATTTTCTTTGCGGATAAGGCAATTTTGATTGAAGGAGATACCGAACGGATACTTGTTCCTACCCTTATGCGAAAGGTGGATATTGAAGAAGAAAAAAGGCTTACCGCAGCGGGTGAACAGGACGAACACTTACCCTTGCTTTCTCAGAATATTTCCATTATTGAGGTTGGTGCGTACTCCCAGATTTTTGAAAAATTCATTGACTTTTTAGGAATAAAGTCGCTTATCATTACTGACCTTGATTCTGTTGATGGGGATGGAGAAAAGTGTGAGGTGGCTACAGGAGTTGATTATTCGAATGAAGCAATTAGGTTCTTCTTTAGAAAGCAAAAGCTGGATGAACATAATGAACCATTAGCTGACGAATATATAATACCGAGCTTAAACGATTTGAAGGGGTATAATTTGTCAAATAAGCTATTTAACAAGGTAGATGGTATTTGGATCAATCAGCCTGATGGCAACCTGAGCATTGTATATCAGATTGAGGAAAAAGGCTATCATGCAAGAAGTTTTGAAGATGCGTTCATTCACGTTAATAAAGATTTTGTAAATGATAATAAAGCCGGTTTTAGAGGACTAAAGAATAAACATCATTTTGAAAATGGTCATGGCGCATATCAACTGGCCGCTGAGTGCATAAAGAAAAAAACACACTTTGCCCTGGACATTCTCTATCACAGCGATGCTGATTTCAGTAACTGGGAAATACCCGCT
This is a stretch of genomic DNA from Flavobacteriales bacterium. It encodes these proteins:
- a CDS encoding site-specific DNA-methyltransferase; protein product: MQNILNELTQCLQQDKRLVIDGKLVKNKIVELALALDESLIKLLLKNASIKKHFFREVDGVLVFDKVEFQKFVSNKQFLPDSYTSFKNKIGLTANGEYLTEAKEVVLAWPYKDCVLEGGQTKEDQKRKEIFWNTTLAPDEIDRLLSPKVLTKFKRYDKKGEQKVDAITMRDNLIIKGNNLLAMESVKKLYAGKVDLIYLDPPYNTGEDSFGYNDNFNHSSLLTFIKNRLEVAKELLSETGSIWVSIDDNEAHYVKVLLDEIFGRDKFISSIVWQKRYSRENREAIGDVHEYILVYAKRPDIFKNQRNLVGITDKQKKVYRNPNNDPKGPWRPIPMTAQAGHATPEQFYEIVSPGGKVFTPPEGRCWGIAKATFEKLLKEGRIYFGKNGDSQPNTIKYLSEVEGVAPWSWWPSEEVGHTDEAKKEIHSLFGKINAFGTPKPERLMERIIHIASNPGDLVLDFFAGSGTTAAVAHKMGRRFVVCEQLEYAENLAAERCKKVISGEKGGISAAIEWKGGGSFIYAELKKSNTEFSDKIDVAKNTKELEKIWQQMQQTGFISYRIDPKAINENKSEFEQLTLDEQKQFLIELLDKNQLYVNYSEIDDKDFNVSEDDKKLNRQFYSLK
- a CDS encoding DEAD/DEAH box helicase family protein yields the protein MAEEQLHSKLTTGATFLGGEDFYQKKGPEYIFQNLKDGFGQRPYQKEAFGRFVYYLEDYPNRPKGVPTQLLYHMATGSGKTLVMAGLMLYLYEKGYHNFLFFVNSTNIIDKTRDNFLNVTAGKYLFADTVQIGDKQIRIKEVDNFSAANQDDINIVFSTIQGLHMRLNTPKENTITFEDFEDKKIVLISDEAHHINAETKKGNDLSQTELFEVTSWEQTVTKIFNANTDNILLEFTATADLNNPDIERKYRDKIIYDYPLKEFRKDGYSKEVKVLQADLNDFERAIQAIILSQFRLKVFAKHSQLIKPVILFKSKTIKESESFYEDFSQRLKKLSATDLEKIKNNPNLDPVLQNTFQYFNENGITLANLAAELKEDFSDDKCIVVNSKSESEEKQIAVNSLEDERNEYRAVFAVDQLNEGWDVLNLFDIVRLYNLRDAKAGKPGKTTMSEAQLIGRGARYCPFQLSPDQPLYQRKFDVRDEDEEHELKICEELYYHSAYNPRYIDELHTALEEIGIKAKDVRQKQLKMKLDFQETTFYKTGFVFLNEQKKYNREDIFSIPKSFIDTTHKVPLATGYTKSSGAFEKQEKTSISKKQKDYNIKDFGQPIIRKALNRLEFYHFDNLRKYLPNLESVSLFISDNDYLGKVKVEVEGSEAIVNNLTPEHKLEITVKVLEKLASALQSDKVEYKGTKEFKPYMLKDKFKDKTLNIANDDGGDKEYGIGQGETTNQNLHLDLSDKKWYVFNENYGTSEEKYFVRYINKVYDQLKNKYDEVYLVRNERHFKIYTFNDGRPIEPDFVLFLVQKDPKKAFHYQIFIEPKGGHLLKTDEWKESFLKVLKEEHRIEQLWEGKEYIIWGMPFYNEVERKADFEKAFEKLIK
- a CDS encoding helix-turn-helix transcriptional regulator; translation: GQKIRELREMNGMLQRELATKLEIGEGFLSKVENDQKQLKRDDLKKLSRLFRISLNELETLWLANKIYDLVKDENQGTNALKVVEEQLKYEHRIKSDK
- a CDS encoding ATP-dependent endonuclease, whose protein sequence is MKIFKIEIENYRLLKDFSMDLEKELSLVIGKNNTGKTSILSVLDKFLGHSEKTKFTFDDFNIDFKKSLKEKIEAEEAIIEDDYKRLGIRLRLFIEYTEMDNLSNVSRVMMDLDPDNNVVVLGFDYTLDYNGYTRLRNDFKVFEANEKQKEQEKNGYKPRSLTDFLKSNLAVYFKTGRRSLAFDPATKKASEDTSIDLETEKIGVADIINFKYISAKRDVANKDIDKTLSGQTSRIYKRTETNDEQNKAVEDFKDKLSETDTHLSGIYKTLFDGIVKKVKDFGGVKINESEIEIISTLQHRELLEGNTTVVYKHDADNHLPEHYNGLGYMNLISMIFEIEILVNEFKREKDKKPADINLLFIEEPEAHTHPQMQYVFIKNIKKLLEEGIKREDGENRELQYIITTHSAHIVADSDFDTIKYLRKENQNGIVARNLKTLKDEYDAETTQYQFLKQYLTISRAEIFFADKAILIEGDTERILVPTLMRKVDIEEEKRLTAAGEQDEHLPLLSQNISIIEVGAYSQIFEKFIDFLGIKSLIITDLDSVDGDGEKCEVATGVDYSNEAIRFFFRKQKLDEHNEPLADEYIIPSLNDLKGYNLSNKLFNKVDGIWINQPDGNLSIVYQIEEKGYHARSFEDAFIHVNKDFVNDNKAGFRGLKNKHHFENGHGAYQLAAECIKKKTHFALDILYHSDADFSNWEIPAYIKEGLLWLKKD